A window of Desulfobulbus oralis genomic DNA:
CCGGCTGTGATAGCCCTTGTCCGCCACCAGAGCAAAGGGCTCGTCAATGCCGGGCGCGTCTTCTTTGTCCCTGACCGCGCACAGCTTGGCCTGGGCATCCTCGAGTGTGGTGGCAAGTGTTGTCGTGTCGCCCCGATCCGCAGGATGCACCACAGCCGAAACAATGGCCCCGGATTCCAAGTCAACCACATGCTCGGGCTTGTACGCCATATGCGTACGGCCATCCTTGAGTTTGGCTATGCGCGCATCCTCATCGGTGCTCGATTGCCAGTCCTTGTTGGAGGTCTTTCTGCCCTGGCGCTTGCGGTCAAAGGCGATCAATTCCGCCCTGGTCGGCGTCCTGATGCCGCTCTCTTCAGCCAGGCGTTCAAGCATTTCCTGATACGTCTCGCCTGTATCACGGCGGACAATGCTCTTCATGGCGGCATTGGCCTCCATGCTAGAAGCGTCGATGCCAAGATATTTGCCTTCAAGCAGGCGGGCCTGTTGCAAAATCTTGAGCACAAAGACAAACATTTCGTGATGGACTTCCAGCGGCAGACGCTGACGAATACGGCACAAAGAGGAGTGGTCAGGCACGAATTCGGTGGGGCCGAGCCCGAGGAATTCGCGCAGAGAAAGGGAATCGGCACAGCGCCAGCAAATGCCGCGCTCGGAATCTACCCCCTCGAAGTAGCCGATCAAAAGCATGCGGAAATAACGGCCCGGCGGGATGAATTTGCGGCCGGGTTTTTCGGCGTAGAAGGGCGCACAGAGCTTTTCGAGGAAGGCGTCAAATGCTTCCTCATGCAGGAGCTTCTGCAGCCGCTCGTAAAAGACATGCCCCTGACTCTGGGGCAGCTGATCATAGATCAGCCACATGCTCTTCTGCTCTGCCTGCCTCCGGCCAGGACTCATGCTGCCTCCTCGACACAATTTGATCGCCTGTGCACCATTATGCCTTGCCTGAAGACTTTTTCAACGGCCTTTTACCACGTGCACAGTGAGATACAAACAGCAGATCATGATCCGTGCGCCGTCCTTCAGCCGCCTGGTCGTCCGTCTGCCCCGGACCCGTGCCCCAGAATTCGTCATTGCCCGCGCCGCATGCCAGGTCGGCATGGTCTGGTGGAACATCATCGGCCTCTGGCAAGCCCGGTTTTCCCGGCATGGTTCCGGCGGGCCGCCGCCCTGCCGGCAGGCGGCCCTGATTCCGAACGGTGCGGCACAAAAAAACGGGAAGTCCGTATGCACCGGGCCTCCCGTTTTTTGACGCTCCACAGGTTCCGCCATGCAGCCGCCTGCGTGACAGCGCTTCAGGGGCCGGCGTCCCTGATGATCACGTCAAACTGGTCAAGCTGCAGCACCGCACCCGGGCCGCTGCCCAGGAGGTAAAAGGAAAAACTCTGGCGTTCCTTTTTGTTGTGAAAGGAAAAGGACCGTTCCA
This region includes:
- a CDS encoding transposase, whose protein sequence is MSPGRRQAEQKSMWLIYDQLPQSQGHVFYERLQKLLHEEAFDAFLEKLCAPFYAEKPGRKFIPPGRYFRMLLIGYFEGVDSERGICWRCADSLSLREFLGLGPTEFVPDHSSLCRIRQRLPLEVHHEMFVFVLKILQQARLLEGKYLGIDASSMEANAAMKSIVRRDTGETYQEMLERLAEESGIRTPTRAELIAFDRKRQGRKTSNKDWQSSTDEDARIAKLKDGRTHMAYKPEHVVDLESGAIVSAVVHPADRGDTTTLATTLEDAQAKLCAVRDKEDAPGIDEPFALVADKGYHSRKVLKDLPDACTSRISEPAHKGRLRWHGDTAARDAVYGNRGRLKSEKGKALLRARGERVERSFAHCLDRGGMRRVHLCGLANVEKRYIIHVAGFNLGILLRALFGFGSPRGWADAPAALLFARIGNLSLLILVIWLPNTADAPDCAMMVISRWHN